ATGAGAGGCCGCCAGCCGCACCATTTGGCGGGCAGCCACAACGCTGGTCAGGATATCGGACAATTTGAACTGCAGCGCCTGAAACTGATCCAGCGGCTTGCCGAACTGGCGGCGCTCCTGCATATACTGACGGGCCGCATCATAAGCGCCTTGGGCGGCGCCTACCGAGCAGCAGGCGATATTGATGCGCCCACCGTCCAGGCCCTTCATGGCCAGTTTGAAGCCCTCGCCTTCCTGGCCCAGCAGGGCCGAGGCAGGAACGCGCACGCGCTCAAAGGTAATGCCGCGCGTGGACTGACTGTTCCAGCCCATTTTCAGTTCTTTGCGACCATAGGTAATACCCGCCGCATCCGCAGGAACCACAAAAGCCGAAATGCCTTTGGGACCGTCGCCTCCGGTACGGGCCATCACCACCAGCACATCGGTATCGCCCGCTCCGGAAATAAAGGCCTTGCTGCCACTGATCAGATAGTCATTGCCGTCACGCTCGGCACGGGTACGCAGCGACGCCGCATCCGAACCCGAACCAGGCTCTGTCAAGCAATATGAGCCCAGTTTCTGTCCGCTGCTGAGCAGTTCGCCCCATTGGGACTTGACCTCATCCGTGCCCCAGGTGCCAACCATCCAGGTCACCATATTGTGGATCGTCAGAAATGCCGTGGTCGAGGGATCAACCGCCGCCATTTCCTCAAACACCAGGCTGGACTCCAGACGCCCCAGCCCCAGGCCGCCGATGGACTCCGGAGCATACAAGCCGCAAAAACCCAATTCACCCGCTTTACGGAAGGCCTCGATCGGGAAAATCTGTTCCTCGTCCCAATGCGCCGCATGGGGTGCCAGCTCACCTTGCGCAAACTCGCGAGCCGCTTGCGCAAACGCGTTCTGATCGTCTGTCAGTATCATGTCCGTCTCCTTATTTTTACCCACCATAATGCGAGCTGCCCCCTTTAGTTGTCGTGCTGATGACAATCAGCCGTTTCATAGGGGGCAGTGCAAGGCAGGAGGCGACAGTCTAGCCGAAAGTAGCGGCCTGACGCGCAGGCGCAGAAGAACTAGGCGCGGACGGGCTTGCGGCGGGGTCGGGCAGCAGCGCGAGCCGCCAGCTTGTGCGCATAGCGACGGCGGCGGGAGTCCATGGGGTCAAAGACCAGTTCACGGTAGATCTCAACGCGATCCTGATCACGCAACACCTGATCGAGCTGACAGCGCTGGCCATAGACGCCGACCTTCAAGCCCTCCAGGCCCGACGCCTCATCCAGGGGCGGCAAGCCACATTCACGCAATCCTTGCGCAATACCGGCCTGTAGCAAAGCGTCACGCACACAACTGCCAGCCGGCAGGCGCAAGGCGGCTTTCCAGACCTGGGCCTGGGTTGCCACCACAACGCTAACGGATAATTCAGTCACCGTACACCTCTTGTGCGCGACGGGTGAAGGAGTCGATGAAACTGTTGGCAACACGGTTGAAAATGGGACCGACCACCATCTCCAGGGCGCGACTTGAAAATTCGTACTCCATGGTGAACACGATCTTGCACCCGTCTTCCCCCAAGGGCGTAAACTGCCAGTCCCCCGTCAGGGCAGAAAACGGCCCTTTGACCAGGCGCAGCACAATGCGGTTAGGATAGTCGTGTTCGTTACGGGTGGTGAAGGTCTGGCGAATACCCGCGATGCTGATGGTGACTGAGGCTTCCATCCCCTTTTCGTCGCGCTGGCTGACACTGGCGCCACCACACCAAGGCATGAACTCAGGGTATTTTTCCACCTCTGCAACCAGGTCAAACATCTGTTCGCAGCTATAAGGAAGAAGGACGGAGCGTTTTACTGTATGCATCAGGTCTGGTTAATAGATAGAATGTTCTGATTTTACAATCTATGGTTGGCAATTAATTCATGAGTATTGTTGATAATCGCAAGGCTACCCACGAATACTTTATCGAAGAGCGCTTTGAGGCCGGTCTGGTCCTGGAAGGCTGGGAGGTCAAGGCGATCCGGGCTGGGCATGTCCAGCTCAAAGAAAGCTATGTCATCGTGCGCGAGGGCGAGTTGTTTATTTTGGGCATGCACGTCAGTGCCTTGCCCACCGCCTCAACCCATATCCGGCCCGACGCGACTCGTACCCGTAAACTGCTACTCAAAGCCGAGGAGATCAGTAAACTGATCGGCAAGGTTGAGCAGCGCGGTTACGCCCTGGTTCCCCTGAACCTCCACTACAAGAAAGGTCGTATCAAGCTGGACTTCGGTCTGGGGCGCGGTAAAAAACTGCACGATAAACGTGATGTCTCCCGCGACAAAGACTGGAAGCGCGAACAAGAACGCTTGATGAAACACGACACCCGCCGTAAGACAAATGAATAAAACGGGCTGAAAAGCCCGTTTTGTTCTAAATCTCAATGTAATTTAACACGAGGGGCGGCCCGTTTGCTGAGCAAGCGGCCCAAAGCCAGGGTTGCGGTACGTGCAAACCCCAAAATCGCCATGTAATGCATCAGGTGCAGGCTCATGTACATGATGCGCGCCAGCAGCCCTTCCACAAACCAGCTTTTGCCGGACAGCACCCCCATCAGGCTGCCGACACCGCGACTGTGGCCCACCGATACCAGCGAACCATAATCCTTGTAAACAAAGGGCGCTTCATCAACCGGCCTGCCCTGAATGCGTGCCGCCAGCCGTTTGCGCAAATAGCTGGCCTGCTGGTGAGCGACCTGGGCACGGGCAGGCAAAAACTGACCCTCTTTGTCCCATGGCACCTGTGCGCAGTCTCCCAAGGCCCAGATGTAAGGGTCCGGCGTGGCCAGGCAGGCATCGAGCACCAGTTGATTGATTCGGTTAACGGGCAGACCGAACTGCGCCAAAAAGGCGGGGGCTTCAATTCCAGCCGCCCAGACGCAGAGATCATTGGGATATTGCCCCCCTTGCGCGTCCTCAATGTAATCAGCGGCCACTCGGCTGACCCTGACCGAGGTACGCACGGCCACGCCACGCTGCGCCAGCAAACTTTGCGCGGTGGCAGACAGTTTGGGCGGCAAGGCTGAAAGAATACGATCGGCACCTTCCAACAGGGTAATGCACACCTCGCGGTCAGAACTGCTGCCTGGAATACTGTAAATACTCAAATCCGCACGAGCCTCGAGCAGCTCAGCGGCCAGTTCCACCCCGGTTGCCCCGCCCCCCACAATATTGATATAGAGTGGCGCCCCCGGTTCTCGCTGCGCGCGACGGGTCACACTGATCAGTTCATTGAGCAACTTCAAACGAAAACGCTCGGCCTGATGTGTCGAGTCCAGCGCCAGCGCATGCTCATGGGTGCCCGGCGTATTGAAAAAATTCGATTTGCTACCCACAGCCATCACCAAGGTGCCGTAGCTCAGCCTACGCTCGGGAAAGACCTCGTCATGATCGGGCCCCAGAACCGGGGCCAGCGTGATCGTGCGTCGGGCACGGTCTATGCCGGTCATCTCACCTTGAATAAAGGTAAAGCCACAATCGCGCGCCAGCATGAAATACGACAGGCCCTCGCGATGAATATCCAAGGTGCCCGCAGCAACCTCATGCAAGGACGGCTTCCAGATATGGTCGCTGTCTTTATCGACCAAAAAGATATGCTGGCGCCCGAACTGACGCCCCAGCTTGGCGGCCAGCTCCAGCCCACCTGCCCCACCCCCAACGATTACCACTTGATACGGCTGCGTAGTAGACATCCAAAACTCCTTGGGACTTACCTCAAGCAAAGAGAGTATCAGAACCGTCGCCTTATACTTTAAATCAAAACAGATAAGGACTATAGCGATACGCAAACACGATCTGGGTCACTCAGCCAGACGAGCTTGTGGACCGCCAAGGACCCGTGCTGTTTTTAGAGGCCTGAATGGGTAGCAGATCAAAGACTGACGCAAAGAAATACGTCTTTGCGTGGTGCATGGCGTAAAATCGGGACGTTAGTCTTGCCTTCCCTTAACGATCGAAATAGGGCAGCAGCACAACAGCCATTGATACGGTATGATGCTGACTTTGTCCTGTTCACTTCCTTTCTGCCTGCCACTATGCATGACGATGTTCCCCGAAAATCCCAACGTGCGACTCGAAAGGGGCGCGAACGCCGCGACAAAATCCTGGAAGTCGCTTCCGAGGTTTTTCGTGAGAATGGTTTTGAGGCTACGTCCATGTCCCAAATCGCCGCATTGGCAGGCGGTTCCAAGGGCACGCTCTACAATTACTTCCCCTCCAAAGAAGACCTCTTGCTGGCTGTCCTGCTGACGGGAGCCCAGAGATTTACCGAGCAGGTCCTGACCAAGCTGGACTATGAAGGTGATATTCGCGAGGAGTTGCGGCGTTTCCTGCTTCCCATGTTGAGCAACCTGTACTCGAAGCAAACGGCTCAACTGCTACGTATTGTGGTTTCGGTAGGTGGCCATAGCGATATTGGCAAGCGCTTCATGGACATGCTGGACGACCAGATCTGGGATGGTGTGAAGCGTTTTTTTGCCCGCCACATCGAGCGCGGCACCCTGCGCAAGCTGGACCCGACCTTAATGGTGGAACACTTTCGCTGCCTGAGTGAAAGCGAGATTGTGCTGCTGCTCATGGGAGCCATGGAGCCCTGGAGCGAAGAACGCATTCAAAACGAAACCGAACACATTCTGGATATGTTCCTACACGTTTATCAGCTTGACCCAGCCAGTTAAGACACTGGCTTCCTGGAAACCTACCCGACTACGCTGCGCCGCCCGCAGCGTCTTTGCGCCGCCAACCCGGCACACGCACCCCACACACCGAGCCCGCCCTCTGCGCGAAGGCAGCCTAGCAAAGGGGCTTACACCCCTCCTTCCCTCTACCCTGTCCGATCGATAAGGAACTGCCCCTCCTAGGCCTGACCGTGTCCGTGTTCGCGAACGGTGCGTTGAAAAACCGTAGCGGCCTACAGAGACGTTTCGCAATATCGAAGGAGCGGCTAAGGCAAAAGCAAAGTCACTCACAGGGATTGAACCGCCAGCAAGATAACCCTGCCCCCAGATGCAACAACACCCCGGCCTGCCTATTGCACACCGGGGTGTTGTTGTGGCGCTTAGTCACTGGCTTCCGCCAGCACCCTGCCAGGCAGACGCTGGCAGGAATCAGGACTTAAGCCTTGGCCAGACGCTGCCAGGTGTCCACAACCGTGTCAGGGTTCAGCGACAGCGAAATAATGCCCTCTTCGCTCAGCCACTTGGCCAGATCAGGATGGTCGCTGGGGCCTTGGCCGCAAATACCAACGTATTTGTTCTGGGCCAGACATGCCTTGATGGCACGGCTCAGCATGAACTTCACCGCCTCGTCGCGCTCGTCGAAGTCGGCAGCCAGCAGTTCCATACCGGAGTCGCGATCCAGACCCAAAGTCAACTGAGTCATATCGTTGGAACCGATGGAGAATCCGTCAAAGTATTGCAGGAACTTGTCGGCCAAAATGGCGTTGGAAGGTACTTCGCACATCATGATCAGGCGCAGGCCGTTTTCGCCACGAGCCAGACCGTGGGAAGCCAGCAGATCAACCACACGCTCTGCCTGACCCAGGGTACGCACAAATGGCACCATGATCTCGACGTTGGTCAGACCCATTTCGTCACGCACTTTCTTCAGGGCTTCGCATTCCATCTTGAAGCATTCTGCGAAGTCTTCGGACAGGTAGCGAGCCACACCGCGGAAGCCCAGCATGGGATTCTCTTCCTCGGGCTCGTAGCGCGAACCACCCACCAGCTTGCGGTATTCGTTGGACTTGAAGTCCGACAAACGCACAATGACGGGCTTGGGGTAGAAGGAAGCGGCCAGGGTCGCGATACCTTCAGCCAGTTTCTCCACGAAGAAAGCACGTGGGCTGGCGTAGCCACGAGCAGCCGATTCCACCGCCTTTTTCAGGTCGCTATCCACATTGGGATAGTCCAGAACCGCCTTGGGGTGAATGGCGATGTTGTTGTTGATGATGAATTCCAGACGAGCCAGACCCACACCATCGTTGGGGATTTGCGAGAAGTCGAAAGCCAGTTGTGGGTTACCCACGTTCATCATGATTTTCAGACCGATCTCGGGCATCTGGCCCCAGCTGACTTCTTCGATCTCGGTTTCCAGCAGACCGTCGTAAATACGGCCTTCGTCGCCTTCCGCACACGACACCGTCACTTCCTGACCTTCTTTCAGCACGTCGGTGGCGTTGTTGCAACCGACCACGGCGGGGATGCCCAGTTCGCGAGCAATAATCGCAGCGTGGCAGGTACGGCCGCCACGGTTGGTGACAATAGCCGACGCCAGCTTCATGATGGGTTCCCAGTTGGGGTCCGTCATGTCAGTCACCAGCACGTCGCCGGGTTTGACCAGATCCATCTCGGAGGCGTCAGCCACGATGCGGACTTTACCCGAGCCGATCTTCTGGCCAATGGCGCGGCCAGTGACCAGCACCTCGCCCGTGGCTTTCAGGCGGTAACGCTCTTGCACATCGTTGCTGCCTTGCTGGGACTTCACAGTCTCGGGACGGGCTTGCAGGATGTAGATCTTGCCATCGATGCCATCACGGCCCCACTCAATGTCCATAGGACGCTGGTAGTGTTTTTCAATGATGGTGGCGTAACGGGCCAGTTCGATCACTTCTTCGTCGCTCAGGGAGTAACGATTGCGCTCGGACACAGGTACGTCCACGGTACGCACAGCGTGATCGGTGGTACGACTTTCGTCAAATTCCATCTTGATCAGCTTGGAGCCGATACGGCGGCTGATGATGGGGTAGTGACCGGAAGCCAGGGTTGGCTTGTACACGTAGAACTCGTCCGGATTGACCGAACCTTGAACCACGGTTTCGCCCAGACCATAGGAGGAGGTCAGGAAAACGACGTCCTTGAAGCCCGATTCGGTGTCCAGGGTGAACATCACACCGGCGCTGCCCTTGTCCGAGCGCACCATACGCTGAATACCCGCGGACAGCGCTACTTCAGCGTGAGCGTAGCCCTTGTGGACACGGTAGGAAATAGCGCGGTCGTTGTACAGGGAAGCAAACACGTGATGAATCTTGCTCAACACCTCGTCGATGCCCACCACGTTCAGGTAGGTTTCCTGCTGACCGGCAAAGGAAGCATCAGGCAAGTCTTCGGCGGTGGCGGACGAACGCACGGCAAAGGAACCCTTGCCGTCAGCGTCCAGCTCGGCAAACGCCTCACGTACGGCTTTTTCAAACTCGGCCGGGAACGGCGTGTCGATGATCCACTGACGGATTTCGGCACCGGCCGCAGCCAGTTCACGAACGTCGTCGGCATCCAAAGCGTCCAGACGCTGCTGAATGCGCTTGTCCAGATCGTTGTTTTTCAGGAAAACGCGGAATGCTTCGGCTGTGGTGGCAAAACCACCTGGCACGCGCACACCGGCATCGGCCAGTTGGCTGATCATTTCACCCAGCGAGGCGTTTTTACCGCCTACTGTGTCGACGTCCGTCATGCGGAGCTTGTCGAAACCAATTACGTAAGACATAAGTCACCTTGAATAGAAAAAAAAGCGTGTTTGCTTAAGACAGGGACCGTCACAGCGGTGTCTGTGCAATCTGTCTTAAGCAAACCTGCCTTTCCATACCCCGATTCGACCGGTAAATGGTAATCTTGCAAATTGTACCGTTTCCCGAGCTTTGTGCACGACTTATTCCATGTCTTCTTCTCCTATTGAGCGTACCGTCTTTGTCGTTTCCGACAGCACGGGCATTACCGCCGAAACTTTCAGCAACTCCGTCCTGTCGCAATTCGCTCAATTCGAATTTCAGGCCGTCCGGATTCCCTTCATCGACACCATCGAGAAAGCCCAGTCTGTCGCAGACCGCATCAATCAGTGTGCCCAGGACCAGGGTCAGCAGCCCCTGGTGTTCAGCACCTTGGTCGACCCCAAGATGGCCCACATCATTGGCGCGGCCAACTGCACTTTCCTGGATTTGTTTGGTGCCTTTGTACGACACATTGAGCGTGCTCTGGGCGTGAAATCCAGCCGTTCCGTAGGCCGTTCGCACTCGGGCGGCATGTCCAAGCGCTATAACAGCCGCATTGAAGCCATCAACTTCAGCCTGGCCCACGACGATGGCCAGTATGTGAATGGCCTGGAACAAGCCGATGTGATTCTGGTGGGCGTGTCACGCTGCGGCAAAACCCCGACCAGCTTGTACTTGGCCATGCAGTACGCTGTCAAGGCCGCCAATTACCCGCTGATTCCGGAAGACTTTCAGCGCGGCACCCTGCCAGCCACCCTGGCCCCCTACCGAAAAAAGATCTTTGGTTTATCCATTCATCCGGACCGCCTGTCCGAAGTGCGCAATGAACGTCGTCCCGACAGCAAGTACGCCTCGATTGAGCAGTGCCGCATGGAAGTCGCCGAGGCAGAACGCCTGATGCGCATGGAAGGCATCCCCTGGTTGTCGACCACGACCAAATCGATTGAGGAAATCTCCACCAAGATTCTGGATGATGTCGGTTTGGACCGCCGTTCTTACTGAAGTCGACGCCAGCGTTTGCCCGCAGTGCAACAAAGCGGAGCGGCAATGAGCGTAAGGCCTGAGTCGGTGTTTCACCGAACTCGGGCTTTTTTTATTTAACCCTTCTCCGGCCCACGTATCCCGCAGCACCAGCCGTATGTACGGCAGAATGTACCTCCCTGATCTGCCTTCGCCCCGGCTCTCAGGCGCGAGCATGCCCATCACGCTGGACGGCAGAGTCATCACCGCTTGTTTAGCCCCTCAAGACACGCCGCACGCGACATCGTCAAGGTCGTGGAGAGGGGGATTGCAAGGCTGTCTGTCCGACCCGTGCCACGACAAATTCAGCCCACGTCTTGCCCAGGCCACGCAAGGAGCATGCCGCTGCCACCCACCCACAGCAGCGCTATTACTTTCTATGCTGGCGACGCTGTTCGTACAAACACAGCGCCGTGGCAATGGCCACATTCAGGGACTCCACCCCGGGCGCCTGGGGGATGAACAAACGCTGGCTGGCTTTAGCCAGCAAAGCAGGACTGACGCCCTGCCCCTCGTTGCCAAACACCCATATTGCGTGTGCAGGCAAGGCAGATTCATACAGGTCTTGAGTGTCAGGCCCCAGAGAGGTCACCAAAACCGGCAAGCCGGCTTTCTCAAGCAGTTCCAGGCCCTCGACCTGCTCATGAATCTGAATAGAAAAATGCGCGCCTTGTGCGCTACGCAGCACCTTCTGGGACCAGACACTGGCGCAGCCCGGCGTCAAGTAGACCGCCTCCATGCCCACCGCCACGGCGGTTCGCAGTACGGTGCCCACATTGCCGGGGTCCTGCACCTGATCGAGCAAGACTGCACTTCCAGCAGGCGCTGTCCACGCCTGCCCGCGCGGCACACGCACAATAAAGCCGACGCCTTGCCCCTGGCCTACCTGGGACACCGCATTCATCAGCGTGGCATTGAACGTCACACTGAGATGACCCGGTAAAAAACGAGCCAGTTCCAACAGCTCGTCCGAATGGCGATCCATTTCAAACACCGCCAGTTCCGGCAAGCCACGGCGCTCCAGCCACATCTGGCAGAGATGGATGCCTTCCAACCAAATCAGCTGATCGCCCCCATCCAGCTCGCGTTTGTCGTGAGCCAGGCGCTGCACTCGTTTGAAAAGCGCATTATCTTTGGATTCAATCAGCCTCATTTTCTTCAACTTACCTAACTAGAGATGCGCGTACCGGCGCGAAACTTCGACGATGCTCGGGACACGGCCCGTGCTGGGACAAACGTTGCAGATGAAAGGCCGTCCCATAGCCTTTGTGCTGGTCAAAACCGTATTCGGGATAGTCTCGGTGCAATTCCAGACAGACTGCATCCCGCGCTGTTTTCGCCAAAATTGATGCAGCCGCAATGGCAGCATGGCTGGCGTCACCTTTGATGATGGCTTCTGCCGGGCAACACAGGCCAGTGGGAATGCGATTGCCGTCCACCAAGGCCTGTTCGGGTTTGACACTCAGGCCATTGCAGGCTCGCTGCATCGCCAACATGGCCGCGTGCAAGATATTGATGTCGTCAATTTCCGCCACACTAGCGCTGGCAATTTCCCAGGCCAACGCCCTTTCCTTGATCAACACCGCCAAGGCTTCACGCCGTTTGGCGGTCAGCTTTTTGGAATCATTCAGGCCTTCAATGGGATTGCTCGGGTCCAGAATCACGGCAGCGGCAAAGACGGGACCTGCCAGAGGGCCACGCCCTGCCTCATCCAGCCCCGCCACCAAACCCGCCGAGGCATTACTGACTAATAAATCCAGCTGCTTCATGCACGCGCCATATTCACAATGACCTCGGCCGCCAACGCGGGCGTATCCCGACGCAAGGTCAAATGCATTTCGGTAAAGACTTGCTCGATATGTGCCACATAGCTCTGATCGCTCAAGGCTTTCCAGCACTCTTGCGCCAGCTTCCTGGGCTCGGCGTCTTCTTGCAGCAGTTCAGGTACGACAAAATCCCGAGCCAGCACATTAGGCAAACCCACCCAAGGCACATAAGGCCGGTCCTGACCAGACTTCCACCGTATGATGCGCTCCATCATGGGGCTGAGCACATATGAAATAACCATAGGCCGCTTGTACAAGGCGGTTTCCAGACTGGCAGTACCACTGGCCACCAGCACAGCGTCACTGGCTTCCATCACCGTCCAGGCGGGTGGACGAACCACGCCTTCCGAATCAGGCTGACGAATACCGGCTGTATTGGCATCAATAATGTGCAAGTTACGGACGGGGTGTTGGGCCAGTGCTTCCTCAAATTCCTGACGGCGCTTAGGATTGACCATGGGCACCAGAATCATCAAATCCGGCTCCTGGTCCTGCAAGATCTGCACCGCCTGCAAAAAACGGGGTGACAGCATCTTGACCTCGGAAGACCGGCTGCCAGGCAAGACGCCCAATATACGCCCTGTCTCGGGCAAGCCCAGCCGCCGACGCGCGTCGGCCTTGTCCGGCTGCAAGGGAATATTCGCCGCCAGGGGGTGACCCACATAGGTCACGGGAATGCCTTCCTTCTCGTAGATCTCGGTCTCGAAAGGAAACAGCACCAACATGTGAGACACGGCTTCGCGGATTTTATGGATGCGCTCATAGCGCCAGGCCCAGATGGAGGGCCCCACAAAATGCACCGTTGGAACCCCGGCCTGACGCAGACGATGTTCCAGACGCAAGTTGAAGTCGGGGGCATCGATGCCTACAAACACATCAGGGCGTTGCCGCAACCACTGATTGCGCATGCCCAGGTAGGTAGAAACCAGCCCGGGAATGCGTTTCAGCGCCTCGACATAACCGAATACCGTCAAGGCATCCATGGGATAAAACTGATGAAATTGCTGCGCCGCCATTTCGGGTCCGCCTATGCCCTCTACCCGCAAGTCGGGATGGCCTTGGCGCAAGCCTTGAATGATACGAGCCGCCAGCAAATCGCCAGAGGGCTCACCCGCCACCATCCCAATGCGCAAATCCTGCTTGACCCCTGTCTGCCCCGACCCGCCTGAACGTGCCGCTACTGGGCTGGAGGCGCTGCTCATGGTCGGCAAATACCCCGACTGGAATCGTTCAGAAAATCGATCATGACCTGAACCGCTGCCCGGCAGTCGGGCTGCGCCTGCTGCAAGGCCTGCATCTGCTCAACGGCCTGCTCGACGGTCAATTTACGACGGTACAGCAGCTTGTAGCTTTCCTTGACCGCCGAAATAGCGTCGGCAGAAAAGTGACGACGACCCAGGCCTTCGCTATTGACACCGACTGGACGGAATGGATCACCTGCACCGATCACGTAAGGAGGAATGTCCTGACGGACCGAGCTGGTGCCACCAATCATGCTGTGCGCACCGATGCGACCGAACTGATGCACGGCGGTCAAGCCGCCCAGAATGGCCCAGTCGCCAATATGCACATGGCCGCCCAACTGAACACTATTGGCAATAATCGTATGACTGCCGATCTGGCAATCGTGCGCAATATGGGTGTAGGCCATGATCCAGTTGTCGTTGCCAACACGGGTCACTCCCACATCCTGCACCGTGCCGGTGTTAATGGTGACGTATTCACGAACCATATTGCCATCGCCGATTTCCAGACGAGTGGGTTCCCCGGCGTACTTCTTGTCCTGCGGCATGCCCCCGATGGAGCAGAAACGGTAGAAATGGTTGTTGCGACCGATCGTGGTCACGCCATCTATCACGCAGTGCGGGCCTACTTTGGTGCCCGCCCCTATCGTGACATTGGGCCCAATGATGCTGTAGGGCCCGACCTCGACATCATCGGCAAGCTGAGCGCCCGCTTCGATAATGGCCGTTTCATGAATACGCATAAACTATTCTTCCAATTGTCGGATAGCACACATGATTTTGGCTTCGGCGACCACTTGGCCGTCCACCAATGCGCGACCCGTGTACTTGCACAACGCGCGGCTGATGCGGTCAGCCGTCACTTCCAGGCGCAGTTGATCGCCCGGCATCACGGGTTTGCGAAAACGCGCACCATCCACGCCGACCAGATAGTAAGCCAGCTTGTTGTCCACTTTCGCGTACGGATCTTCAGGATCAGTAAACGAGAACAAGGCGGCGGCCTGGGCCATGGCTTCAATGATCAAGACCCCAGGCATAACCGGCATGTGCGGAAAGTGGCCAGTAAAAAAGGGTTCATTCATCGACACGTTCTTGATGGCGACGATGCTCTTGCCAGGCACCAGTTCCAAAACGCGATCCACCAGCAACATCGGGTAACGATGAGGAAGGCGATCCATAATTTGTCGAATGTCGAGTTCCATGTCCTGTCCTGCTTAATTTTTATTGATATGTTCAGATGATTCATTTGCTCCATCCGCCTGCTGCCGTTCCAAGGAACGCAGGCGACGGCGCAAACCGCTCAATTGCCCCAGCACGGCAGCATTTTTCTGCCAGTCCTGATGCCCCGCAAAGGGATAAACTCCGGTGTAACGTCCGGGCTGGCTGATGCTGGAAGTAACGGCGGTACCGCCCGAGATGTGCACATCATCACCCAAGACCAGATGCCCGGACAGCATGGCCGCCCCGGCAATCGTGCACCGCGCCCCGATCCGGGTTGAGCCGGCCACCCCCACACAGGCCGCCATGGCCGTATGTTCACCGACCTGCACGTTGTGCCCGATCATGATCTGATTGTCCAGCTTGACCCCATTGGCCAGCACCGTATCGTCCAACGCTCCTCGGTCCACCGTGGTGTTGGCTCCGATTTCAACATCGTCACCAATCCGCACGTGACCGATCTGCGCAATCTTGGCCCAGGCGCCCTGACCCTTGACGGGGTCCGGAGCAAAACCAAAGCCGTCTGCACCAAGCACCACACCCGAATGCAAAATGGCGCGATCACCAATATGCACCTCGTGATACAGGGTCACGCGCGCATGCAGCAAACAGTCCTGCCCCAAGGTAGAGCCTGCGCCGATCACGCAATGCGCACCCAAGCGGGTGCCCCGTCCGATCTTGACGCCTGCCTCCACCACACAAAATGGACC
This genomic interval from Alcaligenes ammonioxydans contains the following:
- the lpxB gene encoding lipid-A-disaccharide synthase, with the protein product MVAGEPSGDLLAARIIQGLRQGHPDLRVEGIGGPEMAAQQFHQFYPMDALTVFGYVEALKRIPGLVSTYLGMRNQWLRQRPDVFVGIDAPDFNLRLEHRLRQAGVPTVHFVGPSIWAWRYERIHKIREAVSHMLVLFPFETEIYEKEGIPVTYVGHPLAANIPLQPDKADARRRLGLPETGRILGVLPGSRSSEVKMLSPRFLQAVQILQDQEPDLMILVPMVNPKRRQEFEEALAQHPVRNLHIIDANTAGIRQPDSEGVVRPPAWTVMEASDAVLVASGTASLETALYKRPMVISYVLSPMMERIIRWKSGQDRPYVPWVGLPNVLARDFVVPELLQEDAEPRKLAQECWKALSDQSYVAHIEQVFTEMHLTLRRDTPALAAEVIVNMARA
- a CDS encoding TrmH family RNA methyltransferase — its product is MRLIESKDNALFKRVQRLAHDKRELDGGDQLIWLEGIHLCQMWLERRGLPELAVFEMDRHSDELLELARFLPGHLSVTFNATLMNAVSQVGQGQGVGFIVRVPRGQAWTAPAGSAVLLDQVQDPGNVGTVLRTAVAVGMEAVYLTPGCASVWSQKVLRSAQGAHFSIQIHEQVEGLELLEKAGLPVLVTSLGPDTQDLYESALPAHAIWVFGNEGQGVSPALLAKASQRLFIPQAPGVESLNVAIATALCLYEQRRQHRK
- the ppsA gene encoding phosphoenolpyruvate synthase, producing the protein MSYVIGFDKLRMTDVDTVGGKNASLGEMISQLADAGVRVPGGFATTAEAFRVFLKNNDLDKRIQQRLDALDADDVRELAAAGAEIRQWIIDTPFPAEFEKAVREAFAELDADGKGSFAVRSSATAEDLPDASFAGQQETYLNVVGIDEVLSKIHHVFASLYNDRAISYRVHKGYAHAEVALSAGIQRMVRSDKGSAGVMFTLDTESGFKDVVFLTSSYGLGETVVQGSVNPDEFYVYKPTLASGHYPIISRRIGSKLIKMEFDESRTTDHAVRTVDVPVSERNRYSLSDEEVIELARYATIIEKHYQRPMDIEWGRDGIDGKIYILQARPETVKSQQGSNDVQERYRLKATGEVLVTGRAIGQKIGSGKVRIVADASEMDLVKPGDVLVTDMTDPNWEPIMKLASAIVTNRGGRTCHAAIIARELGIPAVVGCNNATDVLKEGQEVTVSCAEGDEGRIYDGLLETEIEEVSWGQMPEIGLKIMMNVGNPQLAFDFSQIPNDGVGLARLEFIINNNIAIHPKAVLDYPNVDSDLKKAVESAARGYASPRAFFVEKLAEGIATLAASFYPKPVIVRLSDFKSNEYRKLVGGSRYEPEEENPMLGFRGVARYLSEDFAECFKMECEALKKVRDEMGLTNVEIMVPFVRTLGQAERVVDLLASHGLARGENGLRLIMMCEVPSNAILADKFLQYFDGFSIGSNDMTQLTLGLDRDSGMELLAADFDERDEAVKFMLSRAIKACLAQNKYVGICGQGPSDHPDLAKWLSEEGIISLSLNPDTVVDTWQRLAKA
- the ppsR gene encoding posphoenolpyruvate synthetase regulatory kinase/phosphorylase PpsR, yielding MSSSPIERTVFVVSDSTGITAETFSNSVLSQFAQFEFQAVRIPFIDTIEKAQSVADRINQCAQDQGQQPLVFSTLVDPKMAHIIGAANCTFLDLFGAFVRHIERALGVKSSRSVGRSHSGGMSKRYNSRIEAINFSLAHDDGQYVNGLEQADVILVGVSRCGKTPTSLYLAMQYAVKAANYPLIPEDFQRGTLPATLAPYRKKIFGLSIHPDRLSEVRNERRPDSKYASIEQCRMEVAEAERLMRMEGIPWLSTTTKSIEEISTKILDDVGLDRRSY
- the lpxA gene encoding acyl-ACP--UDP-N-acetylglucosamine O-acyltransferase, encoding MRIHETAIIEAGAQLADDVEVGPYSIIGPNVTIGAGTKVGPHCVIDGVTTIGRNNHFYRFCSIGGMPQDKKYAGEPTRLEIGDGNMVREYVTINTGTVQDVGVTRVGNDNWIMAYTHIAHDCQIGSHTIIANSVQLGGHVHIGDWAILGGLTAVHQFGRIGAHSMIGGTSSVRQDIPPYVIGAGDPFRPVGVNSEGLGRRHFSADAISAVKESYKLLYRRKLTVEQAVEQMQALQQAQPDCRAAVQVMIDFLNDSSRGICRP
- the rnhB gene encoding ribonuclease HII translates to MKQLDLLVSNASAGLVAGLDEAGRGPLAGPVFAAAVILDPSNPIEGLNDSKKLTAKRREALAVLIKERALAWEIASASVAEIDDINILHAAMLAMQRACNGLSVKPEQALVDGNRIPTGLCCPAEAIIKGDASHAAIAAASILAKTARDAVCLELHRDYPEYGFDQHKGYGTAFHLQRLSQHGPCPEHRRSFAPVRASLVR